The Pantoea vagans genome includes a window with the following:
- a CDS encoding alpha-keto acid decarboxylase family protein: MKTLTVGDYLLHRLQQAGIRHLFGVPGDYNLQFLDSVIDHPEIAWVGCANELNAAYAADGYGRCNGAAALLTTFGVGELSAINGIAGSYAEYVPVIHIVGAPASQAQQQGHCVHHSLGDGDFHHFLRMAQEVSVASAVLTAENAVAEIDRVITESLHQHRPGYLLLAVDVAAAQVELADLPSSVTPDDSAAAAFAAAAERLLAPAQRVALLADFLAARWQLQKPLATLRQLRAIPAATLLMGKGVLDEQQSGYVGTYAAEGSSEAVRRAIEDTDVTLCVGVRFTDTLTAGFTQHLPAERVIDLQPFHATVGGERFAPLSMAQALAALLPIYQRHCAHWALADHVSCEENEQPDDAVISQRAFWQAMQRFLQPGDIILADQGTAAFGAAALRLPQGAQLLVQPLWGSIGYTLPATFGAQTAQPERRVILIIGDGSAQLTIQELGSMQRDGQQPIIFLLNNDGYTVERAIHGAEQRYNDIAPWNWTALPHAMSVQCQAQSWRVSETVQLTAVMEQLMLNRRLTLVEVVMEKQDLPPLLRKVTAALHQRNSGQV, from the coding sequence ATGAAAACTCTCACTGTTGGCGACTATTTACTGCACCGTTTACAGCAGGCGGGTATCCGTCACTTGTTTGGCGTGCCCGGCGATTACAACCTGCAATTTCTCGACAGCGTAATCGATCACCCGGAGATCGCCTGGGTCGGCTGCGCCAATGAGTTAAACGCAGCCTACGCAGCGGACGGTTATGGACGCTGCAACGGTGCCGCCGCCTTGCTCACCACCTTTGGCGTGGGCGAACTCAGCGCAATAAATGGCATTGCGGGCAGCTATGCGGAGTATGTGCCTGTCATTCATATTGTGGGCGCTCCCGCCAGCCAAGCCCAGCAGCAGGGGCATTGTGTGCACCACTCTTTAGGCGATGGCGACTTCCATCACTTCCTGCGTATGGCACAGGAGGTCAGCGTCGCCAGCGCGGTGCTGACAGCGGAGAATGCCGTCGCGGAAATTGATCGTGTCATCACCGAGTCACTGCATCAGCATCGGCCGGGCTATTTATTGCTGGCGGTCGACGTGGCAGCCGCGCAGGTTGAACTCGCCGATTTACCGTCCTCAGTAACACCTGACGATTCCGCCGCTGCGGCTTTTGCGGCTGCCGCTGAACGTCTTCTGGCGCCCGCGCAGCGTGTCGCCTTGCTGGCGGACTTTCTCGCGGCACGCTGGCAACTGCAAAAACCACTGGCAACCTTGCGCCAGCTCCGTGCGATTCCCGCCGCTACCTTGTTAATGGGCAAAGGTGTACTGGATGAGCAGCAATCGGGATATGTCGGCACTTACGCCGCGGAGGGCAGCAGTGAAGCGGTACGCCGTGCTATTGAAGATACCGATGTGACGCTGTGTGTCGGCGTGCGCTTTACCGACACCTTAACTGCTGGCTTCACTCAGCATCTGCCTGCAGAACGCGTGATTGATCTGCAACCTTTCCACGCTACGGTGGGCGGAGAACGCTTCGCACCGTTGAGCATGGCGCAGGCATTGGCGGCATTGCTGCCGATTTATCAGCGTCACTGCGCACACTGGGCGCTGGCCGACCACGTTTCCTGCGAAGAAAATGAGCAACCTGATGATGCGGTAATCAGTCAGCGTGCATTCTGGCAGGCGATGCAGCGCTTCCTGCAGCCGGGTGATATTATCCTGGCCGACCAAGGCACGGCGGCGTTTGGCGCGGCAGCGCTGCGTTTACCACAGGGCGCGCAACTGCTGGTGCAGCCGTTATGGGGATCGATTGGCTATACTCTACCAGCGACCTTCGGGGCGCAAACCGCGCAGCCGGAGCGCCGCGTCATCCTGATCATCGGTGATGGCTCAGCGCAACTGACTATTCAGGAGTTGGGTTCGATGCAGCGTGACGGGCAACAGCCGATCATCTTCCTGTTAAATAATGACGGCTACACGGTTGAACGGGCGATTCACGGTGCTGAGCAGCGCTACAACGATATCGCGCCGTGGAACTGGACCGCGCTGCCGCACGCCATGAGTGTGCAGTGTCAGGCACAAAGCTGGCGGGTGAGTGAGACGGTGCAACTGACGGCGGTGATGGAGCAATTAATGCTGAATCGCCGGCTGACGCTGGTGGAAGTGGTGATGGAGAAACAAGACCTGCCACCTCTGCTGCGTAAGGTCACTGCCGCGCTGCATCAGCGCAACAGCGGGCAGGTTTAG
- a CDS encoding DUF2502 domain-containing protein yields MKRAILFAALLASLSPLAISTAHADSLTIRTPGVTLHLGDRDRRGYYWDGGRWREPRWWNDRYSYNERRWWRHDEWRRHKEWEREHRWHERERRAHWRHDHRPPPPPPPHWR; encoded by the coding sequence ATGAAACGAGCTATTTTGTTTGCCGCGTTGCTGGCATCTTTATCCCCGTTGGCAATAAGCACAGCACATGCCGATAGCCTGACCATTCGCACACCCGGCGTGACGTTACATCTCGGCGACCGTGACCGTCGCGGTTATTACTGGGATGGTGGACGCTGGCGTGAACCGCGTTGGTGGAATGACCGCTACTCATACAATGAACGCCGCTGGTGGCGACATGATGAATGGCGACGCCATAAAGAGTGGGAGCGTGAACATCGCTGGCACGAGCGTGAACGCCGCGCACACTGGCGACACGATCATCGGCCGCCACCGCCACCCCCGCCTCACTGGCGTTAA
- the mgrA gene encoding L-glyceraldehyde 3-phosphate reductase produces MSIFPHPDRYQQMQYRRSGRTGLKLPAISLGLWHNFGDSTRVDNSRELLRHAFDRGITHFDLANNYGPPPGSAESNFGRILREDFAGLRDELVISTKAGYTMWDGPYGDWGSRKYLVSSLDQSLKRLGLEYVDIFYHHRPDPETPLEETMRALDHVVRQGKALYAAISNYPADKAAEAIAILRDLGTPCLIHQPKYSMFERAPEEQGLLDVLGDNGVGCIAFSPLAGGVLTDRYLQGIPEDSRAASGSKFLNESQLTQEKMEKVRKLQAIAQQRGQKLAQMALSWVLRDERVTSVLIGASKTAQIDDAVEMLSQPVLTQDEINAIHAILV; encoded by the coding sequence ATGTCTATTTTTCCCCATCCCGACCGTTATCAACAGATGCAATATCGTCGTAGTGGCCGCACAGGCCTGAAGCTGCCCGCGATTTCGCTGGGTTTATGGCATAACTTTGGCGACAGCACGCGCGTCGATAACAGTCGTGAACTCCTGCGCCACGCCTTTGATCGTGGCATCACTCACTTTGATCTCGCCAATAACTATGGTCCGCCTCCGGGTTCCGCCGAGTCAAATTTTGGCCGTATTCTGCGCGAAGATTTTGCCGGACTGCGTGATGAACTGGTGATCTCGACCAAAGCGGGTTACACCATGTGGGATGGCCCGTATGGCGATTGGGGATCACGCAAGTATCTGGTTTCCAGTCTCGATCAAAGCCTGAAGCGTTTGGGGCTGGAGTACGTCGATATCTTCTATCATCACCGTCCTGATCCAGAGACACCGCTGGAAGAGACCATGCGCGCGCTGGATCACGTGGTGCGTCAGGGCAAAGCGCTGTATGCCGCCATTTCCAACTATCCTGCCGATAAGGCCGCTGAAGCGATCGCCATTTTGCGTGACCTTGGTACGCCATGTCTGATCCACCAGCCAAAATACTCCATGTTCGAACGCGCCCCTGAAGAGCAAGGCTTGCTGGATGTGCTGGGAGACAATGGTGTCGGCTGCATCGCCTTCTCTCCGCTAGCGGGCGGTGTGTTGACTGACCGCTATCTGCAAGGCATTCCAGAGGATTCACGCGCCGCCAGCGGCAGTAAATTCCTCAATGAGAGCCAACTGACCCAAGAGAAAATGGAGAAGGTGCGCAAGCTGCAGGCTATCGCGCAGCAGCGTGGGCAGAAGCTGGCGCAAATGGCGCTAAGCTGGGTGCTGCGTGATGAACGTGTGACTTCCGTGCTGATCGGTGCCAGCAAAACCGCGCAAATCGATGATGCTGTTGAGATGTTGAGCCAGCCGGTGCTCACGCAAGACGAGATTAATGCCATCCACGCCATTTTAGTGTAA
- a CDS encoding Nramp family divalent metal transporter produces the protein MSESRTAERAARGARKIKLALLGPAFIAAIGYIDPGNFATNIQAGAAYGYKLLWVVVWANVMAMLIQLMSAKLGIATGKNLAEHIRDRFPRPAVWFYWVQAEIIAMATDLAEFIGAALGFKLLLGISLLQGAVLTGVATYLILMLQNRGQKPLELVIGGLLLFVAAAYIVELFFSQPKVSELVTGMALPSLPTSDAVFLAAGVLGATIMPHVIYLHSALTQHGNIGSKADRYSSTKLDVAIAMTIAGFVNLAMMATAAAAFHFSGHTSIVDLDQAYLTLQPLLGKAAAIVFGLSLVAAGLSSTVVGTLAGQVVMQGFIRFHIPLWLRRTITMLPSFIVIWAGWDPTRILVMSQVLLSFGIALALIPLLAFTGNRELMGDEMVNSRLMQNAGRLIVVLVVALNLYLLVGEALGW, from the coding sequence ATGTCAGAAAGCCGCACCGCTGAGCGCGCCGCTCGCGGAGCCAGAAAAATCAAGCTCGCGCTGCTGGGCCCAGCCTTCATCGCGGCGATCGGTTATATCGATCCCGGTAACTTCGCCACCAACATTCAGGCCGGTGCGGCCTACGGCTATAAGCTGCTGTGGGTGGTGGTCTGGGCTAACGTGATGGCGATGCTGATTCAGCTGATGTCCGCCAAGCTGGGCATCGCTACCGGCAAAAACCTGGCTGAGCATATTCGCGATCGTTTCCCGCGCCCGGCGGTGTGGTTCTATTGGGTGCAGGCAGAGATCATCGCGATGGCCACAGACCTCGCTGAATTTATTGGTGCGGCGCTGGGCTTCAAGCTGCTGCTGGGGATTTCGCTGCTGCAAGGTGCAGTGTTGACCGGCGTTGCCACCTATTTAATTTTGATGCTGCAAAACCGTGGTCAGAAGCCGCTGGAATTAGTGATTGGCGGCCTGCTGCTGTTTGTCGCCGCGGCTTACATCGTTGAGCTGTTTTTCTCGCAGCCGAAAGTGAGTGAGTTAGTGACCGGCATGGCGTTGCCCTCGCTGCCGACATCCGATGCGGTGTTCCTGGCGGCAGGTGTGTTAGGTGCCACCATCATGCCACATGTCATTTATCTCCATTCCGCACTGACACAGCACGGCAACATCGGCAGCAAAGCCGATCGCTACTCTTCGACCAAACTCGATGTAGCGATTGCCATGACTATCGCGGGCTTTGTCAATCTGGCGATGATGGCCACTGCCGCTGCGGCTTTCCACTTTAGCGGCCACACCAGCATTGTCGATCTCGACCAGGCGTACCTGACGCTGCAACCGCTGCTGGGCAAAGCGGCTGCCATTGTGTTTGGCTTGAGTCTGGTCGCCGCCGGTTTGTCATCGACCGTTGTTGGCACACTGGCGGGGCAGGTGGTGATGCAGGGCTTTATCCGCTTCCACATTCCGCTGTGGCTGCGCCGTACCATCACCATGTTGCCTTCCTTTATTGTGATTTGGGCGGGATGGGATCCCACCCGCATTCTGGTAATGAGCCAGGTGCTGCTGAGTTTTGGTATTGCGCTGGCGCTGATTCCGCTGCTTGCCTTTACTGGCAACCGTGAGTTGATGGGCGATGAGATGGTGAATTCACGCCTGATGCAGAACGCGGGGCGCCTGATTGTGGTGCTGGTGGTGGCGTTGAACCTTTACTTACTGGTGGGCGAAGCGCTCGGCTGGTAA